One segment of Synechococcus sp. A15-24 DNA contains the following:
- the groL gene encoding chaperonin GroEL (60 kDa chaperone family; promotes refolding of misfolded polypeptides especially under stressful conditions; forms two stacked rings of heptamers to form a barrel-shaped 14mer; ends can be capped by GroES; misfolded proteins enter the barrel where they are refolded when GroES binds): MAKRIIYNENARRALEKGIDILAESVAVTLGPKGRNVVLEKKFGAPQIINDGVTIAKEIELEDHIENTGVALIRQAASKTNDAAGDGTTTATVLAHAMVKAGLRNVAAGANAITLKKGIDKASDFLVSKIKEQAKPIADSNAIAQVGTISAGNDEEVGKMIADAMDKVGKEGVISLEEGKSMETELEVTEGMRFDKGYISPYFATDTERMEAVLDEPYILLTDKKIGLVQDLVPVLEQIARTGKPLMIIAEDIEKEALATLVVNRLRGVLNVAAVKAPGFGDRRKAMLEDMAVLTNGQLITEDAGLKLENAKLEMLGTARRVTINKDTTTIVAEGNEAAVGARCEQIKKQMDETDSTYDKEKLQERLAKLAGGVAVVKVGAATETEMKDKKLRLEDAINATKAAVEEGIVPGGGTTLAHMAPSLEEWANGNLSGEELIGANIVAAALTAPLMRIAENAGANGAVVAENVKSRAISEGYNAATGEYVDMLAAGIVDPAKVTRSGLQNAASIAGMVLTTECIVADLPEKKDAAPAGGGMGGGDFDY, encoded by the coding sequence CCCGCCGCGCTCTCGAAAAAGGCATCGACATCCTGGCCGAGTCCGTGGCTGTGACCCTGGGACCCAAGGGCCGCAACGTGGTGCTCGAGAAAAAGTTCGGTGCTCCTCAGATCATCAATGACGGTGTCACCATCGCCAAGGAGATTGAGCTCGAGGATCACATCGAGAACACCGGCGTTGCTCTGATCCGTCAGGCCGCCTCCAAGACCAACGACGCCGCTGGTGACGGCACCACCACCGCCACCGTCCTGGCCCACGCCATGGTGAAGGCCGGTCTGCGCAACGTGGCCGCCGGTGCCAATGCCATCACCCTGAAGAAAGGCATCGACAAGGCCTCCGACTTCCTGGTCAGCAAGATCAAGGAGCAGGCCAAGCCCATCGCTGACAGCAACGCCATCGCCCAGGTGGGCACTATCTCCGCCGGCAATGACGAAGAAGTCGGCAAGATGATCGCCGATGCCATGGACAAAGTTGGCAAGGAAGGCGTGATTTCCCTGGAAGAGGGCAAGTCCATGGAGACCGAACTGGAGGTCACCGAGGGCATGCGCTTCGACAAGGGCTACATCTCCCCCTACTTCGCTACCGACACCGAGCGGATGGAAGCGGTGCTCGACGAGCCCTACATCCTGCTGACCGACAAGAAGATCGGTCTGGTGCAGGACCTGGTGCCCGTGCTCGAGCAGATCGCCCGCACCGGCAAGCCTCTGATGATCATCGCTGAGGACATCGAGAAGGAAGCCCTCGCCACCCTGGTGGTGAACCGCCTGCGCGGTGTGCTGAACGTGGCCGCCGTCAAGGCTCCTGGCTTTGGTGACCGCCGCAAGGCCATGCTCGAAGACATGGCTGTGCTGACCAACGGTCAGCTGATCACCGAGGACGCTGGCCTCAAGCTGGAGAACGCCAAGCTGGAGATGCTGGGCACCGCCCGTCGCGTCACCATCAACAAGGACACCACCACCATCGTTGCCGAAGGCAATGAGGCGGCTGTCGGCGCCCGCTGTGAGCAGATCAAGAAGCAGATGGACGAGACCGACTCCACCTATGACAAGGAGAAGCTGCAGGAACGTCTGGCCAAGCTGGCCGGTGGCGTTGCTGTGGTGAAGGTGGGTGCAGCCACCGAAACCGAGATGAAGGACAAGAAGCTTCGTCTCGAGGACGCCATCAACGCCACCAAGGCTGCGGTGGAAGAGGGCATCGTCCCTGGCGGCGGCACCACCCTGGCCCACATGGCTCCTTCCCTTGAGGAGTGGGCCAACGGCAACCTTTCCGGTGAAGAGCTGATCGGCGCCAACATCGTGGCTGCTGCCCTGACAGCACCGCTGATGCGCATCGCTGAAAACGCAGGTGCCAACGGCGCTGTTGTGGCTGAGAACGTCAAGTCCCGCGCCATCAGCGAGGGCTACAACGCTGCCACCGGGGAGTACGTCGACATGCTGGCTGCCGGCATCGTCGATCCCGCCAAGGTCACCCGCTCCGGTCTGCAGAATGCCGCCTCGATCGCTGGCATGGTGCTGACCACCGAGTGCATCGTGGCTGATCTGCCCGAGAAGAAGGACGCAGCTCCTGCCGGAGGCGGCATGGGCGGTGGCGACTTCGACTACTGA
- a CDS encoding class I SAM-dependent methyltransferase: MWYGFDELSIQSKMSTRVKQDIVKKLYRGIDPFSFFSGNESDIDFQGWGSNHPYLREVIQSVKPELIVEIGVWKGGSSTYMAENLKNLNLSSAIIAIDTWLGAEDHWTSDKWFDSLKIREGLPNLQKTFMTNVQAKSLTDYIIPLPLDSINAFYVLKHFSLKPDIVHIDAGHRYESVFSDISLWWRLLPSKGIMICDDYCVESNGNVSGWPDVHRAVHQHIDNSNDVVDFTHKGGKCLIKKG, encoded by the coding sequence TTGTGGTATGGTTTCGATGAATTATCAATTCAAAGCAAAATGTCAACTCGAGTGAAGCAAGATATCGTTAAGAAGCTCTACCGAGGCATTGACCCTTTTTCATTTTTTTCAGGGAATGAGTCTGATATCGATTTTCAAGGATGGGGCAGTAATCATCCCTATCTTCGAGAGGTAATCCAATCGGTTAAGCCTGAATTAATTGTTGAAATTGGTGTTTGGAAAGGTGGATCCTCAACATATATGGCAGAGAATCTCAAAAACTTAAACCTTTCCTCCGCAATTATTGCTATTGATACTTGGCTTGGTGCTGAGGATCATTGGACTAGTGACAAATGGTTTGATTCTTTAAAAATTCGAGAAGGTCTGCCTAACTTGCAAAAAACCTTCATGACGAATGTTCAGGCCAAATCTCTTACTGATTACATTATTCCATTGCCGCTTGATAGTATTAATGCCTTTTACGTGCTTAAGCATTTTTCACTAAAACCAGACATCGTCCATATTGATGCAGGCCATCGCTATGAGTCAGTGTTTTCGGATATTTCCTTGTGGTGGAGATTGTTACCCTCCAAAGGGATAATGATTTGCGATGATTATTGTGTGGAAAGCAACGGTAATGTGAGTGGTTGGCCGGATGTTCATAGGGCTGTGCATCAACACATTGATAATTCAAATGATGTTGTAGATTTCACTCACAAAGGCGGAAAGTGCCTGATAAAAAAGGGCTAA
- a CDS encoding glycosyltransferase family 2 protein — MKNLLTLVAVFKNEARALPEWIEHYLTQGCDKLILVDNNSDDNWRSECTRYFSESRVDFLEDHRKWAQVSIYNKIFESYRNSSECFMICDLDEFIYPRNDFRSIREFILTLDDHPEWGCIKIPWKLFGSSNHVKHPKGGIIQNFTWRKLYNNNSRVNVKYICRTVGTESLGCHVPKLKTGYKYLDSKKAISDESPFLTINEATLQTENLHINHYAIQSEEFFREVKMTRGCALNKNAENVRTMNYFKAYDKNDIEDKELALLVKP; from the coding sequence ATGAAAAACTTACTTACACTTGTCGCAGTTTTTAAAAATGAGGCTCGCGCACTTCCTGAATGGATTGAACATTATTTAACTCAAGGGTGCGACAAGCTAATTCTTGTTGACAATAATAGTGATGATAACTGGAGAAGTGAATGTACTAGATATTTCTCGGAGTCTCGGGTTGACTTTCTGGAAGACCACAGAAAGTGGGCACAAGTGTCAATCTACAATAAAATATTTGAATCTTACAGAAATAGTAGCGAATGTTTTATGATTTGCGATTTAGATGAATTCATTTATCCGCGGAATGATTTTAGAAGCATCCGTGAATTTATTTTAACACTTGACGATCACCCGGAATGGGGCTGTATTAAAATTCCCTGGAAATTATTTGGCTCTTCAAACCATGTAAAGCACCCAAAAGGTGGCATTATTCAAAATTTTACATGGAGAAAGCTATACAATAATAATTCCCGCGTAAATGTTAAATACATTTGTCGGACAGTCGGAACGGAATCACTAGGTTGCCATGTTCCAAAACTAAAAACAGGGTACAAATATTTAGACTCAAAGAAAGCAATCAGTGATGAATCGCCCTTTCTAACAATCAATGAAGCAACACTTCAGACCGAAAATTTACATATTAATCATTACGCAATTCAATCAGAGGAGTTTTTTCGAGAGGTGAAAATGACAAGAGGATGTGCCTTAAATAAGAATGCCGAGAATGTAAGAACGATGAATTATTTTAAAGCTTATGATAAAAATGACATAGAAGACAAAGAACTTGCCTTATTGGTAAAACCATAA
- the secG gene encoding preprotein translocase subunit SecG, with protein sequence MLTSILSWTWIGSGLLLIVLVLLHSPKGDGMGGLAASGSSMFSSASSAEATLNRVTWTCLAIFLSLAVILSAGWLG encoded by the coding sequence ATGCTCACGTCCATCCTGTCCTGGACCTGGATCGGCAGCGGTCTACTACTGATCGTTCTGGTGCTGCTTCATAGCCCCAAGGGGGATGGCATGGGTGGCCTGGCTGCCAGTGGCAGCTCAATGTTCAGCAGTGCCAGCAGCGCCGAAGCGACCCTGAACCGGGTCACCTGGACCTGCCTGGCCATCTTTCTCAGCTTGGCGGTGATACTCAGCGCGGGATGGCTGGGCTGA
- the gpmI gene encoding 2,3-bisphosphoglycerate-independent phosphoglycerate mutase has protein sequence MDQSSAKGSGREAGVAPVVLTILDGWGHRNDSEHNAIRQGDTPVMEALWHAYPRTLIQASGSHVGLPDQQMGNSEVGHLTIGAGRIIRQELVRISDTVRDDQLKNTPALVELAERLRNGTGTLHLLGLCSDGGVHSHVNHLCGLIHWAAVAGIKKVAVHAITDGRDTPTQSAMGSIALVLRAIEEAGVGHLASLCGRYWAMDRDKRWDRTGKAYDLYTDPTRPVSDQSPQQLLAESYAAGITDEFLEPVRLSNDVMQDGDSVLVFNFRPDRARQIVQTLCLDDFDGFERRHTPKLDVVTFTQVEQDLPVSVAFPPEPLDDLLGQVVAEAGLRQYRTAETEKYPHVTYFMNGGIEQPLPGEERHLVPSPRVATYDLSPAMSADQLTDSCIAAIDQGRYSLIVINYANPDMVGHTGVMDAATEAIATVDRCIGRLLDAVGRRGGTMLITADHGNAELMQGPDGQAWTAHTTNPVPCILVEGEQRKLPGHGNDISLREDGGLADIAPTLLQILNLEQPAAMTGRSLIEPVSNVDPSPLSARLPLPV, from the coding sequence GTGGACCAGAGCAGTGCCAAGGGTTCAGGACGTGAGGCGGGTGTAGCCCCAGTCGTTCTCACCATTCTGGATGGCTGGGGACACCGCAACGACAGCGAACACAACGCCATCCGCCAGGGCGACACGCCGGTAATGGAAGCGTTGTGGCATGCCTATCCCCGTACCCTGATTCAGGCCAGTGGTTCCCATGTGGGGCTGCCGGATCAGCAGATGGGCAACTCCGAGGTGGGCCACCTCACCATCGGTGCCGGTCGGATCATCCGCCAGGAATTGGTGCGGATCAGCGACACGGTGCGTGACGACCAGTTGAAGAACACCCCCGCGCTGGTGGAACTTGCGGAGCGTTTACGGAACGGCACTGGCACCCTCCACCTTCTGGGACTCTGCTCCGATGGCGGTGTCCACAGCCACGTCAACCACCTCTGCGGACTGATCCACTGGGCAGCGGTGGCCGGCATCAAAAAAGTGGCTGTTCATGCCATCACCGATGGCCGGGACACCCCCACCCAGAGCGCGATGGGTTCCATCGCGCTGGTGCTAAGGGCGATTGAGGAGGCTGGCGTCGGTCATCTTGCCAGCCTCTGCGGCCGTTACTGGGCGATGGATCGCGACAAACGCTGGGATCGCACGGGAAAGGCCTACGACCTCTACACCGACCCCACACGTCCCGTCAGTGACCAGAGCCCGCAGCAACTGTTGGCCGAGAGCTACGCCGCTGGCATCACCGATGAATTCCTGGAGCCCGTGCGCCTCAGCAACGACGTGATGCAGGACGGCGACAGCGTGCTGGTCTTCAACTTCCGTCCGGATCGGGCTCGCCAGATCGTGCAGACCCTCTGCCTGGACGATTTCGACGGCTTTGAGCGCCGCCACACGCCCAAGTTGGATGTGGTCACCTTCACCCAGGTCGAACAGGACCTGCCGGTGTCGGTGGCGTTCCCCCCGGAACCGCTGGATGACCTGCTGGGTCAGGTGGTGGCCGAAGCCGGATTGCGACAGTACCGCACGGCGGAAACCGAGAAGTACCCCCACGTCACCTACTTCATGAACGGTGGTATCGAGCAACCGTTGCCTGGGGAGGAGCGGCACCTGGTGCCCTCACCGCGGGTGGCCACCTACGACCTCTCACCGGCCATGTCGGCGGACCAGCTCACGGACAGCTGCATCGCTGCGATTGACCAGGGCAGGTACAGCCTGATCGTGATCAACTACGCCAACCCCGACATGGTGGGGCACACCGGCGTGATGGACGCGGCCACCGAAGCCATTGCCACCGTCGATCGCTGCATCGGACGGTTGCTGGATGCCGTCGGTCGCCGAGGCGGCACCATGCTGATCACCGCGGACCACGGCAACGCCGAACTGATGCAAGGCCCCGATGGTCAGGCCTGGACGGCCCACACCACCAACCCTGTGCCCTGCATCCTCGTGGAGGGTGAACAACGCAAGCTGCCGGGTCATGGCAACGACATCAGCCTGCGTGAGGACGGTGGTTTGGCCGACATTGCACCGACCCTGCTGCAGATCCTCAACCTGGAGCAACCGGCGGCGATGACGGGTCGTAGCCTGATCGAGCCGGTATCGAATGTCGATCCGTCGCCTTTGTCCGCCCGTTTACCTCTTCCCGTCTGA
- the pyrR gene encoding bifunctional pyr operon transcriptional regulator/uracil phosphoribosyltransferase PyrR gives MTEPPDTDRVEILSERELGRTLARLATQVLETVDDSRTLMLLGIPTRGVQLSKVLARELERLSGHAIAQGAIDPTFHRDDLERIGTRLPQVTTLPNSVEGRQVVLVDDVIFTGRTVRAALEALQSWGRAQRVMLLAMVDRGHRELPIQPDFCGRVVPTRRSETIELRLRDVDGEEGVFLRRINRPS, from the coding sequence ATGACAGAACCGCCGGACACCGATCGGGTTGAGATTCTCTCGGAACGGGAGCTGGGCCGGACCCTGGCGCGCCTGGCCACCCAGGTGTTGGAAACCGTGGATGACAGCCGCACTCTGATGCTTCTGGGCATCCCCACCCGCGGGGTTCAGTTGTCCAAGGTGTTGGCCCGAGAGCTGGAGCGGCTCAGCGGTCATGCCATAGCCCAGGGCGCCATCGATCCCACCTTTCACCGGGATGATCTGGAGCGGATCGGCACACGTTTACCCCAGGTCACCACCCTGCCCAACAGCGTTGAGGGCCGCCAGGTGGTGCTGGTGGACGATGTGATCTTCACCGGACGAACGGTGCGGGCCGCCCTTGAAGCGCTGCAGAGCTGGGGACGCGCCCAGCGGGTGATGCTGCTGGCCATGGTGGATCGCGGCCATAGGGAGCTGCCGATTCAGCCGGATTTCTGTGGCCGTGTGGTGCCAACCCGCCGCAGCGAAACGATCGAACTGCGCTTGCGGGATGTCGATGGGGAGGAAGGGGTCTTCCTGAGGCGGATCAACCGGCCGTCGTGA
- a CDS encoding ferredoxin-thioredoxin reductase variable chain — MQAGDKVTVEASVVVFNHPQHRGEAFDMKGQSGEVVSVLNDWKGRVISPTLPVIVAFGRYKAHFRADELTTAG, encoded by the coding sequence ATGCAGGCGGGAGACAAAGTGACGGTGGAGGCCTCCGTTGTGGTCTTCAACCATCCTCAGCATCGGGGCGAAGCCTTCGACATGAAGGGCCAGAGCGGAGAGGTGGTGTCCGTTCTCAACGACTGGAAGGGTCGTGTGATCAGTCCCACCCTGCCGGTGATCGTGGCCTTCGGTCGCTACAAGGCACATTTCCGCGCCGACGAACTCACGACGGCCGGTTGA
- a CDS encoding Hsp70 family protein, with translation MGEEKLQNSAIAGTLAIDLGSTTTVVAFAAAGERNPRLLDLPPISQRVGEVPSLLWLSDESPLLGQQVLEAGLADQDDPRLARDFKRHIGSQEIDSQDKGSQVKGDQAARAGALLLTGIWSLLPQQLQVERLVLTAPVETYRSYRSWLLEACAALPVEEIALVDEPTAAAIGAGLPPGARLLVVDLGGSTLDLALVALQGGEGKAAPIAQLLRLGGRQLGESSRQRLRNADVLGKAGLRLGGRDVDLWIAAECCPEAPLTPALLNAAERLKCRLSDPELAEQSVLEETPTGGGNQPLRMSRRQLEGLLEERGLADALRQLLEATLAGGRRHGCDLSELDAVVAVGGGAQLPWLRRWLEEHTAPAPLLTPPPVEAVALGALSLTPGVAIRDVLQHGVSLRIWDQRSQQHRWHPLFVAGQPWPSPQPFELVLAASCDGQTELELLLGEPAAERRFSVIEMNGVPTLQREEEGDLRHQPWPDPAAPLPLNPPGRAGEDCLRLSLRVDADARLQAEVADCRTGRRLPDRQLGQVR, from the coding sequence GTGGGAGAAGAAAAGCTTCAGAATTCAGCCATCGCAGGCACCCTGGCCATCGACCTGGGCAGCACCACCACCGTGGTGGCCTTCGCGGCAGCCGGTGAACGCAACCCCCGCCTGCTGGATCTGCCCCCGATCAGCCAGCGCGTCGGGGAAGTGCCCAGCCTGCTCTGGCTCAGCGACGAATCTCCTCTGCTTGGGCAACAGGTGCTTGAAGCGGGGCTTGCCGACCAGGACGACCCCCGCCTGGCCAGGGACTTCAAGCGCCACATCGGCAGCCAAGAGATTGACAGTCAAGACAAAGGCAGCCAGGTCAAGGGCGATCAGGCCGCCAGGGCCGGCGCCCTGCTGCTCACAGGAATCTGGAGTCTCCTGCCCCAGCAGCTACAGGTGGAACGGCTGGTGCTGACGGCGCCGGTGGAGACCTACCGCAGCTACCGCAGCTGGCTGTTGGAGGCCTGTGCTGCGCTGCCGGTGGAGGAGATCGCCCTGGTGGACGAACCCACCGCAGCGGCGATCGGAGCCGGCCTCCCCCCTGGCGCGCGACTGCTCGTGGTGGATCTCGGCGGCAGCACCCTCGACCTGGCGCTGGTGGCGCTGCAGGGGGGTGAAGGCAAAGCGGCTCCGATCGCCCAGCTGCTGCGGCTGGGGGGCCGTCAACTGGGGGAAAGCAGCCGCCAACGCTTGCGCAATGCCGACGTGCTGGGCAAGGCGGGCCTGCGGCTGGGGGGGCGCGACGTAGATCTCTGGATCGCGGCCGAATGCTGCCCGGAGGCGCCGCTAACCCCAGCGTTGCTGAACGCAGCGGAACGGCTCAAATGCCGACTCAGTGATCCGGAGCTGGCGGAGCAGAGCGTTCTCGAGGAGACACCGACAGGCGGGGGCAACCAACCGTTGCGGATGTCGCGTCGTCAGCTGGAGGGCCTGCTGGAAGAACGGGGGCTAGCAGACGCCCTGCGGCAGCTGCTGGAGGCCACCCTCGCGGGGGGGCGACGGCACGGCTGCGACCTCAGCGAACTGGATGCCGTAGTGGCGGTGGGCGGCGGCGCGCAGCTGCCTTGGCTGCGCCGCTGGTTGGAGGAGCACACGGCCCCGGCGCCGCTGTTGACCCCACCCCCGGTGGAGGCGGTGGCACTTGGAGCCCTCAGCCTCACGCCGGGCGTGGCGATCCGGGATGTGCTGCAACACGGCGTGTCGCTGCGCATCTGGGACCAGCGCAGTCAGCAGCATCGCTGGCATCCCCTGTTCGTGGCCGGACAGCCATGGCCAAGTCCGCAACCATTTGAGCTGGTGCTGGCCGCCAGCTGCGATGGCCAGACCGAGCTGGAGCTGCTGTTGGGAGAACCAGCAGCAGAGCGTCGCTTCAGCGTGATTGAGATGAATGGTGTGCCCACCCTTCAACGGGAAGAGGAGGGTGACCTCCGCCATCAACCCTGGCCCGATCCCGCCGCGCCCCTGCCCTTGAATCCACCGGGCCGAGCGGGTGAGGACTGCCTGCGCCTGAGCCTGCGGGTGGACGCTGACGCCAGGCTCCAGGCCGAAGTCGCCGACTGTCGCACCGGTCGCCGCTTGCCGGATCGACAACTTGGCCAAGTCCGCTGA
- a CDS encoding DNA-directed RNA polymerase subunit omega: protein MISAGVDSSDLAKRGESLIRQSSNRYLTTVRIAFRAKQRRFDDFDGLLEESSVKPVQRAIVELSDEQDQPDLLPG from the coding sequence GTGATTTCTGCAGGTGTGGATTCCAGTGACCTCGCCAAGCGCGGTGAAAGCCTGATTCGGCAATCCAGCAACCGTTACCTCACCACAGTGCGCATTGCCTTTCGGGCCAAGCAACGCCGCTTTGATGACTTCGATGGGCTGCTGGAGGAATCCAGCGTGAAGCCCGTGCAGCGCGCCATCGTCGAGCTGAGCGACGAGCAGGATCAGCCCGACCTGCTGCCCGGCTGA
- a CDS encoding DUF1818 family protein, whose product MIQQEGPGWRLARDPSRGVHPVLIGGEGWAFELTQPEWEALSDLVLTLERQHRALVDQLMAEEAIELELDRGLWWGCLQGDRGSWSLSVVLTPDSGRGVEGHWPAPASAAMVAAMRTLWDTTIDQRD is encoded by the coding sequence GTGATTCAACAGGAGGGTCCCGGTTGGCGTTTGGCCCGGGATCCATCCCGCGGCGTTCATCCCGTCCTGATCGGAGGAGAGGGTTGGGCGTTTGAGCTGACCCAGCCCGAATGGGAGGCACTGTCCGATCTTGTGCTGACCCTGGAACGCCAGCATCGCGCGCTGGTGGATCAACTAATGGCCGAGGAGGCGATTGAGCTGGAGCTGGATCGCGGGCTCTGGTGGGGGTGTCTGCAGGGCGACCGCGGCAGCTGGAGCCTGTCCGTTGTGTTGACGCCGGACTCGGGACGGGGTGTTGAGGGCCACTGGCCCGCTCCGGCAAGTGCGGCGATGGTCGCGGCGATGAGAACGCTGTGGGACACCACAATTGATCAGCGTGACTGA
- a CDS encoding DUF2811 domain-containing protein, producing MSQQPESMAVGDDSVVSFQTEMPLPLQQAMTRFIEGHPNWDQYRLVQAALAGFLVQNGVESREITRVYVGNMFRRETLLHGV from the coding sequence ATGTCTCAACAGCCGGAGTCCATGGCCGTCGGTGATGACAGCGTCGTCAGTTTTCAAACAGAGATGCCTCTGCCGCTGCAGCAGGCCATGACCCGCTTCATCGAGGGACATCCCAACTGGGATCAATACCGGCTGGTGCAGGCAGCGCTAGCGGGCTTCCTGGTGCAGAACGGGGTCGAGTCCCGGGAAATCACGCGCGTCTACGTGGGCAACATGTTTCGGCGGGAAACGCTGCTGCACGGCGTTTGA
- a CDS encoding EVE domain-containing protein, giving the protein MKSEPEAYGIDDLRREGSTLWDGIRNYQARNFMRSMAIGDQAFFYHSNCKPPGIIGLMEVEEIGLVDPTQFVPDAKYYDPKSNRDKPRWDCARLRFLGEFQQLLSLDQLREQYSEEQLPVIKRGNRLSILPVPDATAADLLERLGPLH; this is encoded by the coding sequence ATGAAAAGCGAGCCCGAGGCCTATGGAATCGACGACCTCCGTCGTGAAGGCAGCACGCTCTGGGATGGCATCCGCAACTACCAGGCCCGCAACTTCATGCGTTCGATGGCCATCGGCGACCAGGCTTTCTTTTATCACTCGAACTGCAAGCCCCCCGGGATCATCGGTCTGATGGAGGTGGAGGAGATCGGCCTGGTGGATCCCACCCAGTTCGTTCCTGATGCCAAGTACTACGACCCGAAATCCAACCGCGACAAGCCCCGCTGGGACTGCGCCAGGCTGCGGTTTCTGGGGGAATTCCAGCAGCTGCTGAGCCTTGATCAACTTCGGGAGCAGTACAGCGAGGAGCAACTGCCGGTGATCAAACGTGGCAACCGTCTCTCGATCCTGCCGGTACCGGATGCCACGGCCGCCGACCTGCTGGAACGCCTTGGCCCCCTCCACTGA
- the murD gene encoding UDP-N-acetylmuramoyl-L-alanine--D-glutamate ligase, with protein sequence MVQTVVVGLGRSGEGAARLLQATGHPVAVIDSGQSEQLEKKAEGLRQQGVEVQLQAPLAIDSFRPWLDQLQRVVISPGIPWDHPTLEDLRQRDVAVDGEMAVAWDALKHIPWVGITGTNGKTTVTHLLSHVLSQAGLAAPMGGNMGVSAAEMALTLQQEQTCAPDWLVMELSSYQIEAADRIRPRIGIWTTLTPDHLERHGTVEAYRAIKRGLLERSDHAIFNADDPDLRQQRQSWTGGTWVSAESARPDGQPADLWINGEGWVCDQSQPLFPAEALAMPGSHNRQNLLLVTAAALQIGLSPASIEAGLRFFPGVPHRLEPLGRIRNAQVFNDSKATNYDAAAVGLKAMQGPVVVLAGGSTKQGDASGWLEELNRKACAVVLFGAGAEELHGLITGANFTGELTRRTDLTSAVKEAVRSAEALGASSLLLSPACASFDQYRDFEARGDHFKQLIHQVQSGLS encoded by the coding sequence ATGGTCCAAACCGTCGTCGTAGGACTTGGGCGCTCGGGTGAAGGTGCGGCCCGCCTCCTGCAAGCAACGGGCCATCCCGTTGCCGTGATCGACTCGGGCCAGAGCGAGCAACTCGAGAAGAAAGCAGAGGGGCTGCGCCAACAGGGTGTCGAGGTTCAACTTCAGGCACCGCTTGCGATCGACAGCTTCCGTCCCTGGCTGGACCAACTGCAGCGGGTAGTGATCAGCCCGGGCATTCCCTGGGATCACCCCACACTCGAAGACTTACGCCAACGCGATGTTGCCGTGGATGGAGAGATGGCGGTGGCCTGGGACGCCTTGAAGCACATCCCCTGGGTGGGCATCACCGGCACCAACGGCAAAACCACCGTCACCCACCTGCTCAGCCACGTGCTCTCCCAAGCCGGACTGGCAGCTCCCATGGGCGGAAACATGGGAGTGTCCGCCGCCGAAATGGCCCTGACCCTGCAGCAGGAGCAAACCTGCGCCCCCGACTGGCTGGTGATGGAACTCAGCAGCTATCAGATTGAAGCCGCCGACCGCATCCGCCCCCGAATCGGCATCTGGACCACCCTCACCCCGGACCACCTGGAACGGCACGGCACGGTGGAGGCCTATCGAGCAATCAAGCGCGGCCTGCTCGAACGCTCGGACCACGCCATCTTCAACGCCGACGATCCAGACCTGCGACAGCAGCGCCAAAGCTGGACTGGTGGCACCTGGGTCAGCGCCGAGTCGGCGCGACCCGATGGTCAACCCGCCGACCTGTGGATCAACGGCGAGGGTTGGGTCTGTGATCAATCACAGCCGTTGTTCCCCGCTGAAGCACTGGCCATGCCGGGGTCCCACAACCGCCAGAACCTGCTGCTGGTAACCGCCGCGGCGCTGCAGATTGGCCTCAGCCCTGCCTCAATCGAAGCGGGGCTGCGTTTCTTCCCGGGAGTCCCTCATCGCCTCGAACCGCTCGGGCGCATCAGAAACGCGCAGGTGTTCAACGACAGCAAGGCCACCAATTACGACGCTGCTGCGGTGGGATTGAAGGCGATGCAGGGGCCGGTGGTGGTGCTGGCGGGAGGATCCACCAAACAGGGTGATGCCAGCGGTTGGCTGGAGGAACTGAACCGCAAAGCATGCGCCGTGGTGCTGTTCGGCGCCGGCGCCGAGGAGCTGCATGGGCTCATCACAGGGGCAAACTTCACGGGAGAGCTGACCCGCCGCACAGACCTAACCTCTGCCGTTAAGGAAGCGGTGCGGTCTGCTGAGGCGCTGGGGGCATCCAGCCTGCTGCTCTCACCAGCGTGCGCCAGCTTTGATCAATACCGCGACTTCGAAGCCCGCGGCGATCACTTCAAACAGCTGATTCATCAGGTTCAGAGCGGGTTGAGCTGA